One Maribacter sp. HTCC2170 genomic window, GTTTATCCTCAATAGGACACCAGCTGCCAAATGGGGTGACCCTAACGATCTTGCCGGGACAGCAATTTATTTAGCTTCAAAAGCGAGTGATTTTGTAAACGGCCACATTGTTTATGTGGATGGCGGTATACTTGCGACCATTGGAAAACCTTCAAACGAAGTGTAGCGAACAAATTTTAAAAGCAAGGAGCCATGATTTTTATAAGGAATAGTATGTGTATAATCGGCCTAGTGCTTATGTCTGCTTGTGCTGAAAAAAGCAAAAAAGTAATATTGGTGAAAAATTCGTTGGATATTGAGCGGTTTTCTGAAACTGTTGAATTGACAAAAGGACTTTTAAAAATCAATAGCCTTGATGGTTTAGGCGTTAGGGATTTGGAGTCGAATGAGGTATTGATCTCACAATTAGTAGATGAAGACGGGGATAATCAATTCGATTTACTAATATTTCAACCAAAAATAAATGGAAAATCAAGAAAATCTTATGAAATCATAAAAACCGCAGACGGTGACCAGCCCCAGAGTATAGACTATTGTTATTCAAGATTTGTTCCCGAAAGGACTGATGACTATGCTTGGGAGAACAATAGGGTGGCATTTAGAATGTATGGTCCCACAGCTCAAAAAATGGTTGAAGATGGCAAAAAAGGAGGCACACTTTCCAGTGGAGTTGATGCCTGGTTGAAAAAGGTTGATTACCCCATAATAAACAAATGGTATAAAAAGGAAACCCAAACGGGAGGAACGTATCATGAAGATGATGGTGAGGGACTCGACAATTTTCATGTTGGTGTGAGCAGGGGTGTTGGTGGTGTTGCGGTTAAAAAGGACTCTTCTTATCATTTCTCTAAGAACTATACAGAATGGAGAACAATTACTACAGGACCAATTAGGACCAGTTTTCATCTTGAAATTGACAAATGGACCGCCGCAGGGAGTTTAATCAAAGAGTCTAAGGTTATAAGTTTGGATTACGGAAACAATCTGTCAAAATTTGAAGTTATCCTGGAAGGAACAAATGAAATTTCTGCTGGCTTAACACTTCATGAAAAGGATGGCCAAGTTTCATTTAACAAGGAGCAAGGATGGGTGAGCTATTGGCAGCCCCACGGTAATTCTGAATTGGGAACAGGAATCATTGCAGAGCCAGGAGCATTCCTTGGCTATGAGAAATATGATGTTGAACAAAAAGATTTGAGCAATGTTTATGCACATTTAAAAGTGTCTGGTAAAAAAATCACTTATTATGCCGGTTTTGGATGGAAAGAAAGAGGGCGGTTCAATAATCAGCAACAATGGGAACACTATTTGGAGCAGATTTCCAGACAATTGCAGAACCCTTTAACAATAACACTTTCAGAGAGCGATTTGTAAATAAATCTATCTGAATAAAATCAAAATCGCCCCCATAGCGGTAAGGATCAATATCATTTTTCTATAGAAGTCTTCCTTGATTATTTTCACTAGCCGCACACCAATAAACAAGCCAACAAGAATTCCTGGGATAAGCTTTAAATCTATTAGAAGCGTCTCTGTAGTAATTGTTCCCCAAGACCAAATATGAAAAGGCACTTTAAAAATATTGATAATAAAGAACAACCATGCAGCGGTTCCTATGAATTCATTTTTAGGCAACCGCATCGCCAAAAAGAATATATTACTAAAAGCACCTGCTAGGTTCCCTATCATTGTAGTGATTCCTGCTAGAACCCCAATGAAACCAGCAAAACCCCAATGTGTTGGGACATTTTTTGATTTTTTTTGGTCCCACCAATACATCATAAGCACACTACCTAGAATAATAATGGCCATTCCTATTTTAAATGTATTTTCATCTAAGTCTTTTCCAATAAAAACTCCAATGAGTACCCCCGCAACCATCCACGGTAAGAATCGGACAATGTATTTCCATTGTGTATGACGGTTGTAATAGATTACTGCGAAAATATCGCCAACAATCAAGAGCGGCACTATAATACCGGTTGATTCTTTAGCACCAAATGCTAAAGCCATTAAAGTAACAATGATAATCGCAATGCCTTTTATCCCAGCTTTTGAAACGCCAACAACAAATGCAGCCGTGATGGCTAAAACCCATGAGAAAAGAGATATGTTTGATTCTATTGATAGGAGCACAGTTGTTATTTAGCGAACAAGGAGCAAATGTATCTCAAAAAATTTTATCTTTAGCTCTTAACCAAAAACCAACCAAATGGAATTAAGTACTTTGGATTATAGCTTCATAATCGTATTCTTCTCAATAGTATTAGGAATTGGGGTTTATGTTTCAAAAAAATCTGGGAAAAATAGTTCCGAGTTCTTCCTTTCAGGTAGAACAATGCCTTGGTGGTTGCTAGGTCTATCTATGGTAGCAACCACATTTTCAACAGATACGCCCAATCTGGTTACAGATATTGTGAGAACTGACGGTGTTTCGGGAAATTGGGTTTGGTGGTGTTTTCTTATTACGGGAATGTTGACAGTTTTTGTTTACGCAAAGCTTTGGAGAAAATCGAATGTAAATACCGACTTGGAATTTTATGAATTACGATACGGAGGTAAACCAGCCAGCTTTCTTAGAAAATTTAGAGCAGTTTATTTAGGAGTTATTTTTAATGTAATAACCATGTCCGCGGTTACTCTGGCAGCTATTAAAATAGGTGGAATTATGCTAGGGCTCGAGCCTTGGCAAACCGTTGTTGGGGCAGGTCTGATTACAGTGACTTTTAGTGCTTTGGGCGGTTTTAAAGGGGTGGTTTATACCGATTTTCTTCTGTTTTTTGTGGCCATGGCAGGAGCTATAGGTGCCGCATATTATTTGGTTAATTTACCAGAAGTAGGCGGAATAAATGCTGTAATGACAGACGAAAACGTAATCGATAAACTTTCTATATTACCAGAATTCAGTAATACAAAAGCAGTGATTACACTATTGGCTATTCCGCTTGCGGTGCAATGGTGGAGTTCTTGGTATCCAGGCGGAGAACCTGGTGGTGGTGGTTATATTGCTCAACGTATGTTAGCGGCCAAAGACGAGAACCATGCCATAGGTGCCACATTCTTTTTTAATATTATGCATTATGCACTTAGACCTTGGCCTTGGATTTTGGTAGCACTTGCTTCATTGGTTGTGTATCCAGATATCGCTAGTATTTCAGAAGCATTTCCAAATGTGCCAGCTGATAAATTAGGGCATGATTTAGCTTATTCTGCTATGTTGACCAAATTACCTAGTGGTTTATTAGGGTTGGTGTTGGCGTCATTGATTGCGGCATACATGAGTACAATATCAACACAATTAAATTGGGGTTCTTCATACATTGTTTTTGACTTCTACAAACAACAAATAAACCCGCAAGCTTCCGAAAAAAGATTAGTAGCTGTTGGTAGGTTCTCTACTGTTATCTTAATGGTTTTAAGCGCAATCTTAGCTTTGGCAATGCAGAATGCAATGCAAATTTTTGATATGTTGTTACTGTTTGGTGCAGGAACTGGATTAATCTTTATACTTAGGTGGTTCTGGTGGCGAATAAATGCTTGGACAGAGATTTCTGCAATGTTCGCTTCAGGAATATTGTCAATCCTATTGAAAGCAACTCCACTTGGTGATTTCTTTTTCAATGCTGACACTGGGATATTTCCTGAGTGGGGAGAGATACCTTTTGTGATGATAGTAACAACCATAATTTGGCTTACAGCAACTTTCACAACACAACCAGAGTCCAAGGACGTATTGCGTTCATTCTATAAAAAAATACAGCCAGGAGGGCCAGGTTGGAGCAAAATTGTGGACGAAGCCAAACAAGAAAATATCGAAATTGACCAAGGAGAAAAATGGACCGTTCCTGCAGGTATCGGAGCCATGCTTTTAGGTGTTGTATTGATTTATACTATCATGTTTGCCACAGGCCACTGGATCTATGGCAAAACAACTTCAGCTATGATTCTTACGGGCGTGGCATTAGTCGCAGGATTTTTACTGATTAAGGCTTGGGGAAAAATGAAAGATGATATTTTATAGGCCTTAGCAAATGAAGAACAGGGTAATTTCGGTTGATATTTTTAGGGGTTTGACCATTGTATTGATGATTTTAGTCAATACTCCAGGGACTTGGTCCAGTGTATATACACCTTTTTTGCATGCTGAGTGGCATGGTTATACACCTACAGATCTCGTATTTCCTTTTTTCCTTTTCATTGTCGGGACATCCATTTCTTTTGCATATCAGAAAAAAAAGGCCTCCACACAGACGTATAAAAAAATAGCAGTACGTAGTCTAAAACTTATTGGACTTGGATTGTTTTTAGGGGCGTTCACTTTAAGCTTTCCTTTTATAAAAGACTTTGCGGATATTAGGTTTCCTGGTGTTTTACAACGAATAGGAGTTGTATTTTTATTTACGGCTGTATTGTTCGTTAATTTCAATTGGAAAACTTTGTTGGGCATTTGCATAGTCCTTTTGGTAGGATATTGGCTTTTAATGGGTTATGTGCCAGTAGAAGGTATAGAATCTACTTTTGATAGAGCACCTAACAATCTGGCCAACTACTTGGATGTTAAGATTTTTGGCACTCATAACTATAAACCAGATTATGACCCTGAGGGCTTTCTGAGTACGTTACCTTCTATAGCCTCTGCTTTAACGGGAGTATTTACTGGTTTGATTCTTACTTCAAAAAAGGATAATAAAACAATGGTCTTAGTCGGTCTTGGAGTTGTAATGTTGGCTTTAGGGTATTTGTGGCATACGGTTTTTCCAATAAACAAGGCTCTATGGAGTAGTAGTTTTGTGTTGGTTACCTCTGGTTGGGCCAATATTTTTCTGGCACTTGTCTATTATATTTCTGATGTTAGGCAAATTGAATTTGGTAGCATTTTTAAATATGCCGGTGCAAATGCAATAACGGTTTACTTTTTGTCAAGCTTTGTATCTAAATTATTTGGCATGATTAAAGTGGGTGGTGAAACCTCATTACATGGTTGGTTGTTCAGTAATATCTATGTTCATGATTTTATGGCAATGGAACTCTCTTCCCTGCTATACGCGTTGACTGTTGTGAGTTTTTACATTCTTTTAGCGTACGTAATGTATAAAAAGAAGATATTCATTAAGGTGTAGCCACAACTATTAAATCTCGAAAAATCCCTTATTGTCTAAGTTCAAGCATTCGCGCAACATACTTACCAATAACATCAAATTCAAGGTTCACCAGTGAACCAATTTTGTAACCACCAAACCGGGTATGTTCGTAGGTATAGGGAATTATGGCAACACTAAAAGAATTCTTATTGCTATTCACAACCGTCAAACTCACTCCATCAACTGTAATTGAACCTTTTTCGATGGTGACATTGTTCAGGTCCGGATCATATTCAAATGTAAAGAACCAACTACCATCTTTTTCAGTGATATTGATACACTTGGCTGTTTGATCTACATGCCCTTGTACAATATGCCCATCTAATCTTGAACCTAAAATCATTGCCCGTTCAAGGTTTACTTTATCTCTGGTTGTCAATGTTCTAAGACTTGTTTTTTCCAAGGTTTCCTCAATTGCGGTAACTGTATAAACTTGATCTTTAATTGATACAACTGTTAGACACACGCCATTGTGGGCAACGCTCTGATCAATTTTCAAGGCGGAAGTAATGTCGGATTTAACGCTGATATGAAGATTTCCACCCTCTTTCTCTAATTGCTCAATTTTGCCTAAAGATTCGATTATTCCCGTAAACATGTGTCGTTTAAATTAAGTAGTTTTGTGCAACAATTTAAGTTACAAAGGTAAATATATAATGCAGGAAAGCAGTAAAATTAGGGTAGGAATATCTATTGGAGATCTAAACGGAATTGGGTGTGAAATTGCACTCAAAACTTTTGAGGATTCCCGCATGTTAGATTTTTGTACCCCGGTTATTTTTGCTTCCAATAAAACCATATCCCAACAAAAAAACGAGTTGGGTTTTGCAATTAATTTCAACGGTGTACATGACGCGGCCAAGGCACTTGACGGCAAGGTTAATGTGGTCAATGTTTGGAAAGAGAATCCCAAAATCGAATTTGGCCAAGAGACCAAAACAGGAGGCGAATATGCCATAAAATCGCTTCGTGCTGCAGTGAAAGCTTTGAAGGAAAACAAGATTGACGTTTTAGTGACTGCACCAATCAATAAAAAAAACATTCAATCGGACGAATTTAATTTTCCGGGACATACAGATTACCTTGCTCAGGAATTTGAAGGCGAAAGCCTCATGTTCATGGTAACCAATGACTTGAAAGTTGGATTGTTGACTGATCATGTTGCAGTAAAAGATGCCCCTGAGGCCATTACCCCAATTTTGATACGAACCAAAGTAAGAATCATTGAAAAATCTTTGCAGATGGATTTTGGCATTCGTAGGCCAAAAATAGCCCTTTTAGGCATCAACCCTCATAGTGGTGATAATGGTGTTATTGGCAAAGAAGATGATGAGGTTATGAAGCCTGTTATAAAGGAAATGTCAGATGCTGGCCACTTGGTTTTTGGACCCTATTCTGCCGATAGTTTTTTTGGATCTGATTCATATAAAGATTTCGATGCCATTTTGGCCTCCTATCACGACCAAGGATTAATACCTTTTAAAACCCTTTCTTTTGGTAATGGTGTTAATTATACGGCTGGCCTTTCAAGGGTGCGCACATCACCAGACCATGGTACAGCATATGAAATTGCTGGAAAAGGAAAAGCAGATCATAACTCATTTAAGGAAGCACTTTTCAAGGCCATTGAAATATTTAGGAATCGAAAGGAATATCAGAAGTTGACAGAAAATCAGCTACAAAAACAAAAAGCGAGGAGGTAATTTACTTTTAAGAATTAACATAAAAGCTATTATTAGCAAAGCCACAATTAGGCCTAGAAAATAACCCATTCTTTACGACGATTTCTTTTGGCTTGATTTCGGCAAGTTTATCTTCAGATACTTTTTTGAATTTTGTGCCTTTATACTTATCCCCTTGTGAATAGATACTTTCCCGATTATGATCTTTGAATTTTGGCCGTTTGGAAGGCGGTTGCGGTCTGTTTTGCCGAATACGGTTGTTCATATCCTGTAAGTGTCCTGACCCACTCATGGCTAACTGCTTTAATCGCCTAGAAATCAATTTAATCAATTTTTCAGCCAATCTTAAAAGTTTACATGAGTTTATTGGCAATTAGCAAAAAAAAATTATCTTTGCACCCGCCTTTATATGGGCTAGAGTAATTTAACAAGTGTTGAAATGATGAAGCAAAAGGAGTTCGATATTCCTTTCTCTGGATTGAAGCAAGGAAAACACGAGTTTGATTATTATATTGAAAACAAGTTCTTTGAATCTTTTGGGTACGATGAGTTCAATGCTTCTCATGTCAATTTACATGTTGTTCTTCACAAAATGAGCACCATGTTAGAGTTATACATGCAGGCAGAAGGCTCAGTAAATGTATACTGCGATACAACAGGTGAACCTTTTGACCAGAAAATCTCTGGTGAGCTGGAGCTGGTGGTAAAGTTTGGTGACGAATATAATGATGAGAATGATGAAATTTTGATTATTCCCCATGCCGAACATCAAGTGAACATAGCGCAATACATTTATGAAATGTTGGTTTTAGCGGTTCCACAGAAAAGGGTGCACCCTGGAGTATTGGATGGAACTTTAGAATCTGAAACGTTGAAGAAACTAGAAGAGCTTAGTCCAAAAGAAGAAAAAGAAAATAAGGAAGATACTGATCCCAGATGGGATGAATTAAAAAAGTTACAAACGGATAAATAAATAACGATGGCACATCCTAAAAGAAAAATTTCCAAAACTAGGAGAGATAAAAGAAGAACACATTACAAGGCAGTAGCTCCAACAATTGCTAAGGATCCTACAACAGGAGAAATGCACTTGTTTCACAGAGCTCATTGGCATGAAGGTAAACTTTATTATAAAGGCCAAGTTCTTATTGACAAAACTGAGGAAGCCGAGGCATAGTTCTTTAAGTGAAAGTATATGTAATCCCTGCTATTAATTAGCGGGGTTTTTTATGGGGTGGATTTTTAGAATAACCTGAAATTCACTAATAAATGTCAAATACTTCAAAAATCCATAAACAATCACTTTTTAGTCAAAAAGTCGTAAAAAATCATTAATTTTCCCCACTTTTGACGCATTTTTGAAGGTTTTTGACACAAAAGAAATTCAAGTATGACTAAACTTACGGCGGCTATAACGGCTGTGGGAGGATATGTTCCCAAATTTATCATGACCAATAAAATGCTTGAAAGCATGGTTGATACAAATGATGAATGGATTACATCCAGAACTGGGATTAAAGAAAGAAGGGTTCTTAAGGATGAAGAGGGCAAGGGCACTTCTTACATGGCTATAAAGGCGGCCCAAGATTTGATCGATAAAAGAGGTATTGACCCTGGGGAGATTGATCTAATAATTGTTGCCACTGCTACACCAGATAGTTTGGTTGCCTCAACAGCAGCTTTTGTGGCATCAGAGATTGGGGCAACAAATGCATTTGGTTACGATTTATTAGCAGCTTGTTCCAGTTTTCTATTTGGAATGTCGACTGCGTCCAGTTTTGTACAATCAGGCATTTATAAAAAAGTATTGTTAATTGGAGCCGATAAAATGTCATCTATTATTGACTATACAGACAGGACCACTTGCATAATTTTTGGAGACGGTGCGGGTGCAGTACTTTTTGAACCAAACATGGAAGGTTTGGGTCTTCAAGACCAATATTTAAGGGCTGATGGTAATGGAAGAAAGTATCTTGGGATGGATGCTGGGGGCTCTTTAATGCCAGCTACTGAGGAAACAGTAAAAAACAGGAAACATTTCATTTATCAGGATGGTAAATCGGTATTTAAATTTGCCGTATCCAATATGGCAGATGTTGCTGCTAAGATTATGGAGCGCAATCAACTTACTGGTGATGAGGTTTCATGGTTGGTGCCACACCAAGCCAACAAAAGAATTATTGACGCTACGGCCAATAGGATGGATTTGGACCATTCTAAGGTCATGATGAATATACATAGATATGGCAACACAACCTCAGCCACTTTGCCCTTGTTGCTTCATGATTATGAAGAACAGCTTAAGAAGGGAGACAATCTTGTATTCGCTGCTTTTGGAGGCGGATTCACATGGGGGTCCATTTATTTAAAATGGGCATACAACAAATAACCGATCAACTAAACTAAAATCATTTTCAATGGATATTAAAGAAATTCAAAGCCTCATAAAATTTGTGGCAAAATCCGGAGCTAGCGAAGTAAAGTTAGAAACAGATGACATAAAGATTACGATTAGGACGGGATCAACAAGTTCAAGTCCCGAAACTACAATTGTTCAGCAAATTCCAATGGCCCAAGCGGCAATGGCGCCAATCGCACCACCAGCTCAACAGGAAGCTGCGGCACCTGCAACTCCAGTTAAGGAGGCAGAGGATGACTCAAAATACATCACTATTAAATCACCTATTATTGGCACCTTCTATAGAAAACCATCACCTGATAAGCCATCTTTTGTTGAGGTTGGTACATCAATAGGACAGGGCGATGTTCTTTGTGTTATTGAAGCTATGAAGTTATTCAATGATATTGAATCAGAGGTTTCTGGTAAGATTGTGAAGATTTTGGTAGAGGATTCCTCTCCAGTAGAATTTGACCAACCATTGTTTTTGGTAGATCCATCTTAGTAAATTTTAAGTTGACAATTGGTGCTGACCACCAAAGAGACTTAGAGCTTAAAATTTAAAACCTAAAAAGATGTTCAAAAAAATACTTATTGCAAATAGGGGCGAAATAGCGCTACGGATCATTAGAACCTGTAAGGAAATGGGGATAAAGACCGTCGCAGTCTATTCTAAAGCCGATGAAGAGAGTTTACATGTTAGGTTTGCAGATGAGGCCGTTTGTATTGGTCCTGCGCCGAGTAATGAATCATACCTAAAAATACCTAACATAATTGCTGCTGCCGAAATCACAAATGCAGATGCAATTCATCCAGGTTACGGTTTTCTCTCAGAAAATTCTAAATTTTCTAAAATTTGTGCTGAGCACGAAATAAAATTCATTGGTGCATCAGGCGAGCATATTGACCGCATGGGAGACAAGGCTTCAGCCAAAGAAACCATGAAAAAAGCCGGGGTGCCAACTGTTCCGGGTTCAGCAGGTTTGTTGAAAGATGTAGTTGAAGCTAAAAAGGTAGCAAAAAAAATGGGCTACCCGGTAATGATAAAGGCGACTGCAGGCGGTGGTGGTAAAGGCATGCGTGCTGTTTGGAGTGAAGATGCCATGGAAGACCTTTTCGAAAGTGCTGTTCAAGAAGCTACGGCTGCTTTTGGTAATGGGGGTATGTATATGGAAAAGTTGATTGAAGAGCCTCGCCATATCGAAATTCAAATTGTTGGTGATCAATATGGTAAAGCATGTCACCTTTCTGAACGTGATTGTTCTATTCAACGAAGGCATCAGAAATTAACTGAGGAAACCCCTTCACCGTTCATGACCGATAAACTTCGGGAAGATATGGGAAAGGCGGCTGTAAAAGCAGCGGAGTTCATTAAATATGAAGGTGCCGGGACCATTGAGTTTTTGGTAGATAAACACCGAAATTTCTACTTTATGGAAATGAATACCCGTATTCAAGTAGAACATCCCATTACAGAGCAAGTTGTTGATTATGATTTGATCAGGGAGCAAATATTGGTTGCTGGTGGAGTTCCTATTTCTGGGAAAAATTACTATCCTAAACTCCATTCTATAGAATGTAGAATCAATGCAGAGGATCCTTATAACGATTTTAGACCTTCACCGGGTAGAATAACAACGCTTCATACTCCAGGGGGTCATGGTGTTAGGATGGACACCCACGTATACAGTGGTTATGTTATTCCACCTAATTATGATTCAATGATTGCTAAATTGATTACAACGGCACAGACGCGTGAAGAGGCAATTAATAAAATGAAACGTGCTCTGGATGAGTTTGTAATTGAAGGGATTAAAACCACAATACCTTTCCATAGACAACTTATGGAACATCCGGATTATTTAGCTGGTAATTACACTACTAAATTCATGGAAGATTTTGAAATTGACCCAGAAATGGAAGAATAGATAAAAACCCTGACCAAACGGTCAGGGTTTTTTTATATTAGAGTATGAATCTTAGCTATTGGGAATATAAAACGTGGTTATCAAATGTTGATTTTACAATTGTCGGCAGTGGTATAGTTGGGTTAAATTGTGCACTTGCACTAAAAAATAAATTCCCAAAGGCAAAAATCTTGATTTTGGAAAAAGGAGTCTTACCACAAGGTGCAAGTACCAAGAACGCGGGATTTGCATGCTTTGGAAGCATTTCAGAGGTACTCTCCGACCTAGATTCACACGCTGAGGAAGAAGTGTTTCAATTGGTGCTGAAAAGATGGAAAGGCATTCAACTACTTCGACAGAACTTAGGGGATGATACATTGGATTTCCAACAGCACGGAGGTCATGAATTATTTGTAGATGAGAAAAGTAAACTGTATGAGAAATGTTTGGATAATTTAAAAAAAGCGAATAAGCTTTTGAACCCAATATTTGGTACCGATGCATTTGAAACACAATCCAATAGATTTGATTTTAAGCGAATAAAAGAGAAATATATATCCAATATTCATGAAGGTCAAATTGATACGGGAAAGATGATGTTAGGATTGATGAACTTGGTATTATCAAAAGGGATTACAATTCTAAACACCATTGCAGTCGAGCAATTTGAGAATATTGGGAATAAAGTCTTGGTTAAAACCAATGCCTTTGAATTTAAGACTTCAAATTTGTTCATTGCCACAAATGGTTTTGCCGCACAACTCCTTGACGAAAAAGTACTACCAGCGAGAGCTCAAGTGTTAATAACCAAACCAATTCCTAATCTCCAAATAAAAGGAACTTTTCATTTGGATGAAGGGTTCTATTATTTTAGGAATATTGAAAACAGAGTACTTTTTGGCGGCGGGCGTAATTTGGATTTCCAGGGTGAAGAAACCTTTGAACATGGTGAGACCCAACTAATACAAGATAAACTTGAAAAAATGCTTTCAGAAACAATACTTCCTAATACCCCTTTTAAGATTGAACGAAGGTGGAGTGGCATTATGGGTGTTGGCTCAATGAAAAAACCAATTGTAAAGCAATTGTCCAACAATGTTTTTTGTGGTGTTCGTTTAGGGGGTATGGGTGTGGCCATAGGAAGCCAAATAGGTGATGATCTGGCCAATCTAATGGAGTAATTGGCCCTACATAATTATTTTCTCACTATATTGTGACACCCCAAAATATTTAGCATTCCTCCATTTTCTTAGCCGTATTTAAAATTGACTGTAGTTCATGTTTTTATGTGACCAGTTGTTATGGGTTTTTATACAGATTTATGGCAAAGGGAAATTTCAAAACTCTACTCACTATAGTGGTTCTCGGTTGTGTACTTGGTAGTTGTTCAACAACTAAATCGAAGTATCAAAGAGAGTACACCCAAGTTTGGAAGGAAATAATCAAATCTGAGGCATGGAAGAATTCGTTGGTCGCCAAGAACAGTAATGAAAAGGAATATAATTCTGATTTTGTAGCAATTAATGAAGATGATGTCCTTGCAGATGATGGCTTATCAACGAAATTAAATTTGGAATCACTATTTGAAGAACGATTTCATTCGTTGGTTTCGAGGGCATATTTTAAGATAATTTCGGAGGCCGAAAATGCAGACACTCGACTTTCTGCTGAATATGAAAGATGGAATCGTATGCAAGCGAATGAGGGCTTAAAAAAAGATCGGGATTTTAAAAAGAAATATGAGGTTGTGACCAAAAAATACCATGCGCATAAACAAATGCTTGAAGGCCTCAAGTCATGGAATATATTCAGTGAATATAGGTCCAATGATTTGGATTTTTTCAAGGCCGAGAATAAAGTTGAGATTCAAAGTATGTATGATCAAGGGAGTACGGAGGATCAAATGATCAGCTACTTGGTGTACAGATTGGCCGATTTGTACCATTATGAATAATAAAGCTTCTAGTTAATCTACATAATATGAGTGAGATCGTTCTTAAAGAACAATTGTTAGATTTCTGTAAAGGTTTTGTAAACGAGAGAAAGGGACGCATTGAATCTCAGATAAAAGAAGTGCATGAAGCTTTAGGTTCTGAAACCAAAAGCAGTGCCGGCGACAAACATGAAACTGGCCGCGCTATGCTTCAGCTGGAGCGCGAAAAGCTTGGGACACAGTTGGCCGAAGTTGAAAAAATGGCCAAAATCATTAATAAAGTAGATATCACAACTAAAAAAGATTCGGCTTCTTTAGGAAGTTTGGTTTGTACCGATAGTTCCAACTACTTTTTAGCAATATCGGCAGGCGAATACAAATCCACGGAAAAAAGGACCTATTGCATTTCAATGAATACACCAATAGGAATTATTTTATTAGGAAAAAAGGTCGATGATGTTATTGATTTCAATGGAAATCAAATAAAGATTCTTCAGGTACTTTAAGATTGTATTTCGCTTTGATCCATCCTTTTGGAAATTTGAATAAAAACTATTTAATTGAAAATTATGGTTTACAAACATCACATTAGAACAAATGGAGTAGCATTCCTTACTGCATTTTTTATATCGATAGGAGTTTTTGCCCAAAAGAATGA contains:
- a CDS encoding riboflavin synthase, translating into MFTGIIESLGKIEQLEKEGGNLHISVKSDITSALKIDQSVAHNGVCLTVVSIKDQVYTVTAIEETLEKTSLRTLTTRDKVNLERAMILGSRLDGHIVQGHVDQTAKCINITEKDGSWFFTFEYDPDLNNVTIEKGSITVDGVSLTVVNSNKNSFSVAIIPYTYEHTRFGGYKIGSLVNLEFDVIGKYVARMLELRQ
- a CDS encoding sodium:solute symporter family protein, producing the protein MELSTLDYSFIIVFFSIVLGIGVYVSKKSGKNSSEFFLSGRTMPWWLLGLSMVATTFSTDTPNLVTDIVRTDGVSGNWVWWCFLITGMLTVFVYAKLWRKSNVNTDLEFYELRYGGKPASFLRKFRAVYLGVIFNVITMSAVTLAAIKIGGIMLGLEPWQTVVGAGLITVTFSALGGFKGVVYTDFLLFFVAMAGAIGAAYYLVNLPEVGGINAVMTDENVIDKLSILPEFSNTKAVITLLAIPLAVQWWSSWYPGGEPGGGGYIAQRMLAAKDENHAIGATFFFNIMHYALRPWPWILVALASLVVYPDIASISEAFPNVPADKLGHDLAYSAMLTKLPSGLLGLVLASLIAAYMSTISTQLNWGSSYIVFDFYKQQINPQASEKRLVAVGRFSTVILMVLSAILALAMQNAMQIFDMLLLFGAGTGLIFILRWFWWRINAWTEISAMFASGILSILLKATPLGDFFFNADTGIFPEWGEIPFVMIVTTIIWLTATFTTQPESKDVLRSFYKKIQPGGPGWSKIVDEAKQENIEIDQGEKWTVPAGIGAMLLGVVLIYTIMFATGHWIYGKTTSAMILTGVALVAGFLLIKAWGKMKDDIL
- a CDS encoding acyltransferase family protein, whose protein sequence is MKNRVISVDIFRGLTIVLMILVNTPGTWSSVYTPFLHAEWHGYTPTDLVFPFFLFIVGTSISFAYQKKKASTQTYKKIAVRSLKLIGLGLFLGAFTLSFPFIKDFADIRFPGVLQRIGVVFLFTAVLFVNFNWKTLLGICIVLLVGYWLLMGYVPVEGIESTFDRAPNNLANYLDVKIFGTHNYKPDYDPEGFLSTLPSIASALTGVFTGLILTSKKDNKTMVLVGLGVVMLALGYLWHTVFPINKALWSSSFVLVTSGWANIFLALVYYISDVRQIEFGSIFKYAGANAITVYFLSSFVSKLFGMIKVGGETSLHGWLFSNIYVHDFMAMELSSLLYALTVVSFYILLAYVMYKKKIFIKV
- a CDS encoding sulfite exporter TauE/SafE family protein gives rise to the protein MLLSIESNISLFSWVLAITAAFVVGVSKAGIKGIAIIIVTLMALAFGAKESTGIIVPLLIVGDIFAVIYYNRHTQWKYIVRFLPWMVAGVLIGVFIGKDLDENTFKIGMAIIILGSVLMMYWWDQKKSKNVPTHWGFAGFIGVLAGITTMIGNLAGAFSNIFFLAMRLPKNEFIGTAAWLFFIINIFKVPFHIWSWGTITTETLLIDLKLIPGILVGLFIGVRLVKIIKEDFYRKMILILTAMGAILILFR
- a CDS encoding DUF4861 family protein → MIFIRNSMCIIGLVLMSACAEKSKKVILVKNSLDIERFSETVELTKGLLKINSLDGLGVRDLESNEVLISQLVDEDGDNQFDLLIFQPKINGKSRKSYEIIKTADGDQPQSIDYCYSRFVPERTDDYAWENNRVAFRMYGPTAQKMVEDGKKGGTLSSGVDAWLKKVDYPIINKWYKKETQTGGTYHEDDGEGLDNFHVGVSRGVGGVAVKKDSSYHFSKNYTEWRTITTGPIRTSFHLEIDKWTAAGSLIKESKVISLDYGNNLSKFEVILEGTNEISAGLTLHEKDGQVSFNKEQGWVSYWQPHGNSELGTGIIAEPGAFLGYEKYDVEQKDLSNVYAHLKVSGKKITYYAGFGWKERGRFNNQQQWEHYLEQISRQLQNPLTITLSESDL